In a single window of the Renibacterium salmoninarum ATCC 33209 genome:
- a CDS encoding S9 family peptidase — translation MTSAPIAKKIPVTRSHHGDVFTDNYEWLRDKENPEVVAHLEAEQSYTDQITEHQEPLRQAIFNEMKDRTQETDLSVPYRRDYWWYYVRMEEGQQYGIHCRVAASETGDQIADWTPPAVEAGQPIAGEQILLDGNAEAEGKPFFSIGGQALTRDHNLLAYAVDNAGDERFTLRIKDLRTGELLADEIENIFYGVAFSPDGTELFYTVVDDSWRPYQVKSHILGTPSSQDTVLFQEDDLGMWTGFDLSADRRQLLISIGCSEYSETHLLDFDNREDGLTLVISRDERVLYDVDPVTIEGKRQLIITHNRDARNSMVSLVSVDELSKPLADQQWTTVVPHSESVRVNGTGSNATHAFISVRKATTDKVQILPLKDLLSTPIVPSFDEELYTVELSLAEFNAPQIRLNYTSFVTPPRVYDYVLASGELILRKETPVLGNFNAEDYVAEREWATAADGTKVPLSVIRRADLKRDGSNPAVVYGYGSYEISMDPGFALPRLSLLDRGIVFVMAHIRGGGELGRTWYEDGKKLTKKNTFTDFVAATDWLAGSGWADPARIAAMGGSAGGLLMGAVLNLAPEKYAAVVAQVPFVDALTTILDPDLPLSALEWEEWGNPITDPEVYRYMKDYTPYENVRPVAYPKIAAVTSFNDTRVLYVEPAKWVQVLRETSTGSEPIVLKVEMDGGHGGASGRYEGWKTRAWDYAFLADALGATTLVSSATATR, via the coding sequence ATGACCAGTGCTCCGATTGCTAAGAAAATCCCAGTCACCCGAAGCCATCACGGCGATGTCTTCACCGACAATTACGAATGGCTCCGCGATAAGGAAAACCCCGAGGTAGTGGCACACCTTGAAGCAGAGCAGAGTTACACGGATCAAATCACCGAACATCAAGAACCGCTGCGGCAAGCCATCTTCAATGAGATGAAGGACCGCACCCAGGAAACTGATCTTTCCGTTCCGTACCGTCGCGATTACTGGTGGTACTACGTGCGAATGGAAGAGGGCCAGCAATACGGAATCCATTGCCGAGTAGCCGCATCGGAGACTGGCGACCAGATTGCGGACTGGACGCCGCCCGCCGTCGAAGCTGGCCAGCCCATTGCCGGCGAACAAATTCTGCTCGACGGCAATGCTGAGGCTGAAGGAAAACCGTTTTTCTCCATCGGCGGCCAGGCGCTAACTCGCGACCACAACCTCTTGGCATACGCCGTGGACAATGCCGGCGATGAGCGGTTCACCTTGCGCATCAAGGACCTCCGAACCGGAGAGTTGCTTGCCGATGAGATTGAAAATATCTTCTACGGCGTAGCCTTCTCCCCCGATGGCACCGAGCTCTTCTACACCGTCGTCGACGATTCCTGGCGTCCCTACCAGGTCAAATCTCACATCCTTGGCACACCCTCGAGCCAAGACACCGTGCTCTTCCAAGAAGACGATCTAGGTATGTGGACTGGCTTCGATCTTTCGGCTGATCGCAGGCAATTGCTCATCTCGATCGGTTGCTCCGAATACAGCGAAACGCACCTCCTTGATTTTGACAATCGCGAGGACGGCCTCACTTTGGTAATCTCTCGCGACGAGCGTGTGCTGTACGACGTCGACCCGGTCACCATCGAGGGCAAGCGTCAGCTGATCATCACGCACAACCGTGACGCACGTAACTCGATGGTTTCACTAGTTTCCGTCGATGAACTGAGCAAGCCGTTGGCCGACCAGCAATGGACAACCGTAGTGCCGCATAGCGAATCCGTGCGAGTGAATGGAACGGGTTCCAATGCAACGCACGCTTTCATCTCGGTACGTAAGGCCACCACCGACAAGGTGCAAATCCTGCCGCTGAAAGATTTGTTGTCCACTCCTATCGTGCCGAGTTTCGACGAAGAGCTTTACACCGTTGAACTGTCGTTGGCTGAATTCAATGCCCCGCAGATCCGTCTCAACTACACCTCGTTCGTCACCCCGCCAAGGGTCTATGACTACGTTTTGGCCAGCGGCGAGCTAATTTTGCGGAAGGAAACGCCTGTTCTTGGCAATTTCAACGCTGAGGACTACGTAGCGGAACGCGAATGGGCCACGGCAGCCGATGGCACGAAGGTTCCACTGTCGGTGATCCGCCGGGCTGACCTGAAGCGCGATGGATCTAACCCGGCAGTTGTTTACGGTTACGGCAGCTACGAGATCAGCATGGATCCTGGCTTCGCGCTGCCCCGGCTCTCGCTTTTGGATCGCGGCATCGTATTTGTCATGGCACACATCCGTGGCGGTGGCGAGCTGGGCCGCACCTGGTACGAAGACGGTAAAAAGCTCACGAAGAAAAACACGTTCACAGACTTCGTCGCCGCCACCGATTGGCTCGCTGGCTCGGGCTGGGCAGACCCGGCTCGGATTGCAGCTATGGGCGGCTCTGCGGGTGGATTGTTGATGGGTGCGGTGCTGAACTTAGCCCCGGAGAAATACGCCGCCGTCGTCGCCCAAGTTCCATTCGTTGACGCGCTGACCACCATCTTGGACCCGGATCTGCCACTTTCCGCTCTGGAATGGGAAGAATGGGGCAACCCGATCACGGATCCCGAGGTTTACCGATACATGAAGGACTACACGCCGTACGAGAATGTGCGTCCGGTTGCGTATCCAAAAATCGCCGCAGTAACCAGCTTCAACGACACACGAGTGCTCTACGTAGAACCGGCCAAATGGGTTCAGGTGCTGCGCGAAACCAGTACCGGTAGCGAACCAATTGTGCTGAAGGTCGAAATGGATGGCGGCCATGGCGGCGCTTCCGGTCGCTATGAAGGCTGGAAAACTCGCGCCTGGGACTACGCCTTCTTAGCTGATGCGCTTGGTGCTACGACCCTGGTGAGTTCTGCGACTGCCACTCGCTAA
- a CDS encoding GNAT family N-acetyltransferase: MNEARSLAESMERVGKFYRAEFNEPGEWASFVVERRAEPGLLGDISLKWDDGGDAEHGFVGEIGWTFAPENQGKGYTTEAARTVLKLAFESLGFQRVQARLDVENPSSRKLCERLGMTLEGTLRDNWYLKGEWTSEAIYSILLSEWQSQNSPGS; the protein is encoded by the coding sequence ATGAACGAGGCACGTAGTTTGGCTGAATCCATGGAACGGGTCGGCAAATTCTACCGAGCAGAGTTCAACGAGCCGGGTGAGTGGGCCAGTTTCGTCGTCGAACGGCGAGCCGAGCCCGGGCTGCTGGGCGATATCTCTCTGAAATGGGATGACGGCGGCGATGCCGAGCATGGCTTTGTCGGCGAAATTGGTTGGACCTTTGCCCCGGAAAACCAGGGCAAAGGTTACACAACCGAAGCCGCCCGTACGGTGCTCAAACTTGCCTTCGAATCCTTAGGCTTCCAGCGCGTCCAAGCACGATTAGACGTCGAAAACCCGAGTTCGCGGAAACTGTGCGAACGGCTCGGCATGACACTTGAAGGAACGCTCCGAGACAACTGGTATCTCAAAGGAGAGTGGACTTCCGAGGCGATCTATTCGATCTTGCTTAGCGAGTGGCAGTCGCAGAACTCACCAGGGTCGTAG
- a CDS encoding PadR family transcriptional regulator: MEEEVWPNDWLRGALSLCVMQTLSTGPTYGYAIAAALQSAGLGAVKGGTLYPLLARLEAADLLSNEWREGDGGPGRKYFSLTRAGFAELDRQRRLWNEFAHRTSELLNSKIIGKDRD; the protein is encoded by the coding sequence GTGGAAGAAGAGGTCTGGCCAAATGATTGGCTGCGCGGCGCTTTGAGCCTGTGCGTCATGCAGACCCTGTCTACCGGGCCAACATACGGCTATGCCATTGCGGCAGCCTTGCAATCTGCTGGCTTAGGCGCGGTCAAAGGCGGCACGCTCTACCCCTTGCTAGCGAGACTTGAAGCGGCCGACTTACTCAGTAATGAGTGGCGCGAGGGCGACGGCGGCCCCGGACGCAAATACTTTTCGCTCACGAGAGCGGGCTTCGCCGAACTAGATCGACAGCGTCGCTTGTGGAATGAGTTCGCGCACCGCACAAGCGAACTCTTGAATAGCAAAATCATCGGAAAGGATCGCGATTAA
- a CDS encoding acetate kinase codes for MTQGIYVSATMPGSGKSLITLGLADAMHRRADRIGFFRPIVAEEDTANDPMVAMMARTFDLSPNACRGGITAKEARSLLAAGQREEIDARCVAIYSEIASEAGEVLLEGLIEKIGQSEVADHAEALELVATEIGQLRIDAVGHRVVHGGERFSAPVLIDNEITRAIERLNPLAPLHNPANVLGIRAIAAKWPDLPQVAVFDTAFHRSLPEEAWRYTLTDELYRKHGIRRYGFHGTSHEYVSRHAARFLQIAPEKFDGVIAHLGNGASITAVKAGKSIDTSMGFTPLEGLVMGARSGDLDPSILVYLARQGYDADALDTMLNRESGLLALAGDNDMRSVVELAESGDAGAKMALAVTSYRLAKYVGAYHVAVDGAKALVFTAGIGQNSSRFRELVVARLGALGIVLDAGANAVRSEEARLISAVDSKIPVLVVPTDEERAIAEATAAAAG; via the coding sequence ATGACTCAGGGGATTTACGTCAGTGCCACCATGCCGGGATCCGGTAAATCGCTCATTACCTTGGGTTTGGCTGATGCCATGCACCGCCGTGCAGACCGGATTGGCTTCTTCAGACCGATCGTGGCCGAAGAAGACACCGCGAATGATCCGATGGTTGCCATGATGGCGCGGACTTTTGATCTTTCGCCGAATGCTTGCAGAGGTGGCATTACGGCAAAAGAAGCTCGCTCTTTGCTCGCCGCTGGCCAGCGCGAGGAAATCGACGCTCGTTGCGTCGCGATCTATTCGGAGATTGCGAGCGAAGCTGGTGAAGTCTTGCTTGAGGGGCTAATTGAAAAGATTGGTCAATCCGAAGTTGCTGACCATGCTGAGGCGTTGGAATTGGTGGCTACCGAAATTGGTCAGCTGCGAATCGACGCGGTGGGGCATCGGGTAGTTCATGGTGGCGAGCGTTTCAGTGCGCCGGTTCTTATTGACAATGAAATTACCCGGGCAATCGAACGACTCAACCCTTTGGCGCCGCTGCATAATCCAGCCAATGTACTAGGAATCCGGGCTATTGCGGCTAAATGGCCAGATCTGCCACAGGTTGCGGTGTTTGACACGGCTTTTCATCGGAGCCTGCCGGAAGAAGCCTGGCGGTACACGCTAACCGACGAGTTGTACCGGAAACACGGCATTCGGCGTTACGGGTTCCATGGGACGAGTCACGAATACGTCTCCCGGCATGCGGCCAGGTTTTTACAGATAGCGCCGGAGAAGTTCGACGGCGTCATTGCGCACCTCGGCAACGGTGCTTCGATTACCGCGGTCAAGGCGGGAAAAAGCATCGACACCTCAATGGGTTTCACTCCGCTCGAAGGTCTGGTCATGGGCGCCCGTAGCGGTGATCTTGACCCGTCAATCCTGGTTTACCTGGCACGGCAGGGCTACGACGCGGATGCCCTGGACACGATGCTCAACCGGGAGTCAGGCTTACTGGCGTTGGCCGGCGACAATGACATGCGTTCTGTGGTGGAACTTGCCGAGTCAGGTGACGCGGGAGCCAAAATGGCGCTCGCGGTGACAAGCTACCGATTGGCTAAGTACGTCGGTGCGTATCATGTGGCTGTTGATGGAGCGAAAGCGCTGGTATTTACCGCCGGTATCGGTCAAAATTCGAGCCGATTTCGTGAGCTAGTAGTGGCTCGACTCGGTGCACTCGGTATTGTGCTCGATGCCGGAGCCAATGCAGTGCGGTCGGAGGAAGCTCGCTTGATTAGCGCAGTTGATTCGAAAATTCCGGTATTGGTGGTGCCCACAGATGAGGAGCGAGCCATCGCGGAGGCGACGGCGGCCGCCGCTGGGTGA
- a CDS encoding MFS transporter: MSNALSETPKPIRSVVAARMDRLPWTKFHWTVVIGLGVSWILDGLEVQIVAQNGFQQALGMDSAQIGLTGTIYLIWQVAGSLVFGRMADRLGRKRLFILTLAIYLVGSGIAGFSPNMEFLWVFRFIAGMGIGGENTAINSAIDELIPSHYRGRVDIAINGTYWAGAALGATANIFLLPGGSEAADSFANGWGWRIGFFVGPVLGFIIIYLRRHIPESPRWLVTHGHQAEAEATVDKIEADIRASGCELSEVSDDQAMLIAPMKSVPFGKVFRVFVFQYPKRTFLSLSMMITQSFLYNAIFFSYALVLENFYAVPKGTTGFYIFPFAIGNLLGPLLLGPLFDTIGRRKMIFTTYGLAGVVLAVSAALFQANVLNATTHVILWCIAFFFASAGASSAYLTVSEIFPLELRGQAISYFFAVAQIVGALGPVIFGALVGDGTSRGPITGGFYLGSAIMFAGGIIALIFGVNAERQSLEMIADPLSKVSEPSDSKGA, encoded by the coding sequence GTGAGCAACGCGCTCAGCGAGACACCGAAGCCGATCCGGAGTGTGGTTGCGGCCCGGATGGACAGACTGCCGTGGACTAAATTCCATTGGACGGTGGTGATTGGCCTTGGTGTCTCCTGGATATTGGATGGCCTGGAAGTCCAAATCGTGGCTCAAAATGGCTTCCAACAAGCACTTGGTATGGACAGCGCTCAGATCGGTTTGACCGGCACGATTTACTTGATTTGGCAGGTCGCGGGGTCTCTAGTCTTCGGCCGCATGGCTGACCGATTAGGCCGTAAGCGGCTCTTCATCCTGACGCTGGCAATCTACCTGGTTGGCAGCGGCATTGCTGGTTTTTCACCGAATATGGAATTCCTCTGGGTCTTCAGATTCATCGCAGGGATGGGTATTGGCGGCGAAAATACCGCGATCAACTCGGCGATCGACGAATTGATCCCTTCGCACTACCGGGGGCGGGTTGATATTGCGATCAACGGAACATATTGGGCCGGTGCTGCCCTGGGCGCCACTGCCAATATCTTCCTCCTACCTGGCGGTTCTGAGGCAGCTGATTCATTTGCCAACGGTTGGGGCTGGCGCATCGGGTTCTTCGTTGGCCCCGTCTTGGGATTTATCATCATCTATCTGCGACGGCATATTCCGGAAAGTCCGCGCTGGCTGGTCACTCATGGTCATCAAGCCGAAGCCGAAGCCACGGTCGACAAAATCGAGGCGGACATTAGAGCTTCTGGCTGCGAGCTCAGTGAAGTTTCTGATGACCAGGCGATGCTGATAGCTCCGATGAAGAGCGTGCCCTTTGGAAAGGTGTTTCGAGTATTCGTCTTCCAATATCCAAAACGCACCTTCCTGAGCTTGAGCATGATGATTACGCAATCCTTTCTCTACAACGCAATCTTTTTCAGTTATGCGCTAGTCCTGGAAAACTTTTACGCCGTGCCTAAAGGCACAACTGGGTTCTATATTTTTCCTTTCGCCATTGGCAATTTGCTCGGACCATTGCTGCTTGGACCGCTCTTCGACACCATTGGCAGACGGAAAATGATTTTCACTACCTATGGTTTGGCTGGCGTGGTGCTCGCGGTGTCCGCCGCACTTTTCCAAGCGAACGTTCTGAACGCCACCACCCACGTCATCTTGTGGTGTATCGCGTTTTTCTTCGCCTCGGCGGGAGCATCCTCGGCTTACCTGACCGTCAGCGAAATCTTCCCTTTGGAACTTCGCGGCCAAGCAATCTCGTATTTCTTCGCTGTCGCGCAAATAGTTGGCGCGCTTGGCCCGGTTATTTTCGGCGCCTTGGTGGGCGACGGCACTAGCCGCGGCCCAATCACCGGCGGTTTCTATCTTGGCTCCGCGATTATGTTTGCCGGCGGGATCATTGCTTTGATCTTCGGCGTCAACGCGGAGCGACAATCATTGGAAATGATCGCGGATCCGCTGTCTAAAGTCAGCGAACCGAGCGATTCGAAGGGAGCATAA
- the paaK gene encoding phenylacetate--CoA ligase PaaK, which translates to MNNAEDPQFFDRERIEELQLARLQQTVHYAYDRVPLYQRKFDAAGVKPSDLRTLDDLALFPYTTKEDLRAEYPFGMFAVPQSEVARIHASSGTTGKPTVVGYTAQDLKNWASLVARSISASGARPGHKVHIAYGYGLFTGGLGAHYGAEALGCTVIPMSGGQTEKQIQLIQDFEPDVIMCTPTYLLTIMDAMVRRGIEPQSTSLKFAVCGAEPWTEEMRHELEAGLGLKASDIYGLSEVIGPGVAGEFVETQDGSHIWEDHFRPEIVDPYTLDNVLPDGETGELVFTTLTKKALPIIRYRTKDLTRLLPGTARPGMRRMARIGGRTDDMIILRGVNLFPSQIEEIALRIPDLSPHFQLEITRSPGQQMDELTVKVEPREGTSVAQRDAAVALLRKEIKVHIGSSAAIVVVDPGTLERSNGKLRRVYDLREKP; encoded by the coding sequence ATGAATAACGCTGAAGACCCGCAGTTTTTTGACCGCGAGCGCATTGAAGAACTGCAATTGGCCAGGCTCCAACAAACTGTTCATTATGCCTATGACCGCGTTCCGCTCTACCAACGAAAATTTGATGCCGCAGGGGTTAAGCCATCAGATTTGCGCACTCTAGATGATTTGGCGCTCTTCCCTTACACGACCAAGGAAGATCTACGAGCTGAGTATCCCTTTGGCATGTTTGCCGTTCCGCAGTCCGAAGTGGCCCGGATTCATGCCTCCTCTGGTACCACCGGCAAACCTACCGTGGTGGGCTATACCGCGCAGGATCTAAAAAACTGGGCTTCCCTAGTGGCTCGGTCAATAAGCGCTTCTGGGGCACGACCAGGCCACAAGGTGCACATTGCTTACGGCTACGGGCTCTTTACTGGCGGCCTAGGCGCGCATTACGGTGCCGAAGCGCTGGGCTGCACCGTGATTCCGATGTCTGGCGGGCAGACTGAAAAACAGATTCAACTGATCCAGGACTTTGAGCCGGATGTCATCATGTGTACGCCAACCTATTTATTGACCATCATGGATGCGATGGTGCGACGCGGCATCGAGCCACAGTCAACTTCGCTCAAATTCGCGGTCTGCGGTGCTGAGCCCTGGACCGAAGAAATGCGGCACGAGCTGGAAGCGGGGCTTGGGCTCAAAGCCAGTGACATTTATGGCCTTTCCGAAGTGATTGGGCCTGGAGTCGCCGGCGAATTCGTCGAAACACAGGATGGATCTCACATTTGGGAAGATCACTTTCGACCCGAGATTGTTGACCCATACACCTTGGATAATGTGCTGCCGGACGGTGAAACGGGTGAGCTAGTTTTCACCACGTTGACCAAAAAAGCCCTACCCATAATTCGATACCGCACGAAAGATCTGACCCGATTATTGCCCGGTACCGCACGGCCTGGCATGCGTCGAATGGCTCGGATTGGCGGCCGCACGGACGACATGATTATTTTGCGCGGCGTCAATCTTTTCCCTTCTCAAATCGAGGAAATCGCACTGCGCATCCCCGATCTCAGCCCACACTTCCAGCTTGAGATCACTCGCAGTCCCGGGCAACAGATGGATGAATTGACCGTCAAAGTTGAACCGCGAGAAGGCACTTCCGTAGCGCAACGAGACGCGGCGGTAGCCCTGCTGCGGAAGGAGATCAAAGTGCACATTGGCTCTTCGGCCGCGATCGTCGTCGTCGATCCTGGCACTTTGGAACGCTCCAATGGCAAACTTCGCCGCGTTTACGATCTGCGGGAGAAGCCATGA
- a CDS encoding TetR/AcrR family transcriptional regulator gives MTVNAARRGRPGYDQETVLRIAVEAFNQHGYEATSMGLLAERLGVSKSAIYHHVDSKEALLELALDQALGGLEAVLAASSAAEKPDARLERVLRGTVAVLVEKLPYVTLLLRLRGNTAMEREALRRRRDFDREVSILVSAAQAGGSLRSDTDARTAERLLVGTINSIVGWYRPGGSLSAAKLADQVIAMVFDGLRL, from the coding sequence ATGACGGTCAACGCGGCGCGGCGCGGCAGACCCGGTTATGACCAAGAGACTGTCCTTCGAATAGCTGTTGAGGCGTTCAACCAGCACGGATATGAAGCAACCTCAATGGGGCTTCTGGCTGAACGGCTAGGTGTCTCAAAATCTGCTATCTACCACCACGTAGATTCCAAAGAGGCGCTATTGGAGCTCGCTTTGGATCAGGCACTTGGCGGTCTTGAAGCAGTTTTAGCGGCTTCTTCTGCAGCAGAAAAGCCTGACGCCAGATTAGAGCGAGTGCTTCGTGGCACGGTTGCGGTGCTCGTGGAGAAGCTGCCCTATGTCACGTTGCTGCTGAGGTTGCGCGGGAACACGGCGATGGAGCGCGAGGCGCTGCGCCGTCGTCGTGATTTTGACCGTGAAGTCTCAATATTGGTTTCGGCAGCTCAGGCCGGTGGTTCGCTTCGTTCAGACACTGATGCTCGAACGGCAGAGCGGCTGCTCGTCGGCACGATCAACTCAATAGTCGGATGGTACCGACCAGGCGGATCCCTGAGTGCGGCCAAATTAGCTGACCAGGTGATTGCCATGGTGTTTGACGGACTCCGACTCTAA
- a CDS encoding type IV toxin-antitoxin system AbiEi family antitoxin domain-containing protein has protein sequence MDRKIVQLALLQGGAVRRVELLRAGVTPKMMAHAVESSQIALFPRGVYAVTGTPSWWIDARRRGAELGCISAAVTRGLWVVSKPEKWHVCAPNSRISGPFIRHRSRGRPSVLDVVLQCLRCLPEREAFAVAESSVVLRQLTLAQLRAATLGRNKCQNQRDCCPNQPGVRVNFGNGGPLRT, from the coding sequence GTGGATCGAAAAATTGTCCAACTGGCATTGTTGCAAGGTGGCGCGGTGCGTCGGGTTGAGCTGTTGCGTGCCGGGGTGACGCCGAAAATGATGGCGCATGCTGTTGAATCTAGTCAGATAGCGCTGTTTCCGCGGGGCGTTTATGCCGTGACCGGAACACCAAGCTGGTGGATCGACGCTCGTCGTCGGGGTGCTGAGCTCGGCTGTATCTCAGCAGCGGTTACCCGCGGATTATGGGTTGTCAGTAAGCCCGAGAAGTGGCATGTTTGTGCGCCGAACAGTCGGATCTCAGGGCCATTTATCCGGCACCGAAGCCGAGGGCGTCCTTCTGTGCTCGACGTTGTACTTCAATGTCTACGCTGTTTGCCGGAGCGCGAGGCATTCGCCGTGGCGGAATCGAGTGTAGTGCTCCGGCAACTGACTTTGGCGCAATTGCGCGCGGCGACTTTGGGCCGTAATAAATGCCAAAATCAACGCGATTGTTGCCCGAATCAACCCGGCGTCAGAGTCAATTTTGGAAACGGTGGCCCGCTACGAACTTGA
- a CDS encoding LCP family protein: MSRQSRRRESPRHLVPLEGPTRPGPTFGLLLLNAVFPGAPRFIRGGNTWLRWLFLVIPAIFWAAAAYVGVSVLVDKTSAISRITHPGRSMAVLVGLASLSLWYVITYLDIFGLVRFPRLRSALKVGTVVVLVPLLLFTAGGTGYAAYLVNLSRNALADIFSGPVAGGADDKPVTPFLNPIDGRYNFLVMGGDAGEDRVGRRPDSIMAISVDATTGAAATISLPRNFQGAPFPASSPLKKVFPTGFSCGDECIIGNLYSKVSENYASLYPGAADPSAKAMMETVGEILGLTMQAFVIVDMDNFSQLVDLFGGVKINAGGWVPISGEAIGINGLHLPPEGWIAPGAQTLDGYHALWYARSREWTTDYARSSRQQCVVQALVKQMDPLKVLTKFGELAKAGTQIMESDITTEQLGTFVGLALKSQGQEVKKLTLGPPDFGIEFSTYPDFAQIKSRVSALLGKTPPADSTPASGAPTQQASGGASSTPAVPPTSQAPGGSNSSSTPPVTEQYLQQLARNGNSDSLVSLLANNGNCTPG; encoded by the coding sequence ATGAGCCGTCAATCCAGACGGCGCGAATCACCGCGCCACCTGGTACCGCTGGAAGGTCCCACCAGGCCGGGACCAACCTTCGGGTTACTTTTGCTCAATGCAGTTTTCCCTGGTGCGCCGAGATTCATCCGCGGTGGCAACACCTGGTTACGCTGGCTCTTTTTGGTCATTCCCGCGATATTTTGGGCAGCGGCTGCGTACGTTGGCGTTTCGGTACTTGTTGACAAGACCTCGGCAATTTCGCGCATCACACACCCGGGTCGCTCGATGGCCGTTCTGGTTGGTCTGGCCTCGCTATCACTCTGGTACGTGATTACTTATCTGGATATCTTCGGCTTAGTCCGATTCCCCAGGCTGCGATCCGCGCTTAAAGTCGGGACCGTCGTCGTGCTTGTTCCACTACTGCTGTTTACCGCTGGCGGCACCGGCTATGCGGCCTATCTGGTCAATCTCAGTCGTAATGCGCTCGCGGATATTTTTAGCGGACCTGTTGCCGGAGGTGCCGACGATAAACCGGTTACTCCCTTCTTGAATCCCATTGATGGCCGGTACAACTTCTTGGTTATGGGCGGCGACGCCGGAGAAGACCGGGTCGGTCGTCGGCCGGACAGCATCATGGCGATTAGCGTGGACGCGACCACTGGCGCCGCAGCAACGATCAGCCTGCCGCGTAATTTCCAAGGAGCCCCTTTCCCGGCTTCTTCGCCGCTGAAGAAGGTTTTTCCCACTGGATTTAGCTGTGGCGACGAATGCATCATTGGCAATCTCTACTCCAAGGTCTCTGAGAACTATGCTTCGTTGTACCCGGGAGCTGCTGATCCTAGTGCTAAAGCAATGATGGAAACCGTCGGAGAAATCCTGGGCCTGACCATGCAGGCGTTTGTCATTGTGGACATGGACAATTTCTCGCAACTTGTGGATCTGTTCGGTGGCGTCAAGATCAATGCTGGCGGTTGGGTACCTATCAGTGGTGAGGCTATCGGTATCAACGGCTTGCATTTGCCGCCTGAGGGTTGGATTGCGCCCGGTGCTCAGACTCTGGACGGGTACCACGCGCTTTGGTACGCGCGCTCCCGTGAGTGGACCACTGATTATGCACGCAGCTCGCGGCAGCAGTGCGTGGTTCAGGCGCTAGTGAAGCAAATGGACCCGCTCAAGGTGCTCACCAAATTCGGCGAGCTAGCCAAGGCCGGTACTCAGATCATGGAATCGGATATCACTACCGAACAGCTCGGAACCTTTGTTGGGCTGGCTCTAAAATCTCAGGGCCAAGAGGTCAAGAAACTGACCCTGGGTCCACCAGATTTCGGAATTGAGTTTTCCACCTATCCTGATTTTGCCCAGATCAAGAGCCGCGTTTCAGCGTTGCTAGGCAAGACGCCGCCAGCAGATTCAACGCCAGCATCGGGTGCTCCTACGCAGCAGGCCTCAGGCGGAGCTTCCTCGACTCCGGCTGTTCCGCCGACTTCTCAGGCCCCAGGTGGATCGAATAGCTCCTCTACGCCACCGGTCACCGAACAGTATTTGCAGCAGCTGGCGCGGAACGGAAATAGCGATTCATTGGTTAGCCTGCTAGCGAATAACGGTAACTGCACGCCCGGCTGA
- a CDS encoding GNAT family N-acetyltransferase yields the protein MPAIPYPLHTERLTLRRYVPEDLAAYHAYQSLPETA from the coding sequence ATGCCCGCCATCCCATACCCGCTGCACACTGAGCGCTTAACACTCCGTCGCTATGTCCCGGAAGATCTCGCGGCTTACCACGCTTACCAGTCGCTGCCCGAGACCGCATGA
- the paaI gene encoding hydroxyphenylacetyl-CoA thioesterase PaaI: MNIQSVNNLLVQPPEATMTHPMLEGEAASDWLGITIDKISDGHATLSMTLRPEMMNGFGVSHGGMIFAFADSAFAFACNPADSDGSTQTVAAGVDINFLAPSRAGQRLTAVANRRAQTGRSGIYDVQVFAESDASPELIAEFRGRSRTIPTRGSNA; encoded by the coding sequence ATGAACATTCAGTCAGTAAATAACCTGCTTGTTCAGCCTCCGGAGGCCACTATGACGCATCCAATGCTTGAAGGCGAGGCCGCCTCCGACTGGCTTGGTATCACTATCGACAAGATCAGCGACGGCCACGCAACGTTGTCGATGACGTTACGGCCCGAGATGATGAACGGTTTTGGCGTAAGCCACGGCGGCATGATCTTTGCCTTTGCCGACTCGGCATTTGCTTTTGCTTGCAATCCTGCGGATTCCGACGGCTCGACTCAAACAGTGGCGGCTGGCGTCGATATCAATTTTCTGGCACCAAGCCGGGCGGGCCAAAGACTGACAGCGGTAGCCAACAGACGGGCGCAGACCGGCCGTAGCGGTATTTACGATGTGCAAGTTTTTGCTGAATCTGATGCCAGCCCGGAACTCATTGCCGAGTTCCGCGGACGTTCCCGAACCATTCCTACTCGAGGGAGCAATGCATGA